In Capsicum annuum cultivar UCD-10X-F1 chromosome 11, UCD10Xv1.1, whole genome shotgun sequence, one genomic interval encodes:
- the LOC107847690 gene encoding 60S acidic ribosomal protein P2-2 — protein sequence MKVIAAYLLAVLGGNTSPSAADLKKILGSVGADADDDRIELLLSQVKGKDITELIASGREKLASVPAGGGGAVAVAAPAGGAAAAPAAEEKKEEKKEEKEESDEDMGFSLFD from the exons ATGAAGGTTATTGCTGCTTATTTGTTGGCTGTTTTGGGTGGGAATACTTCTCCATCTGCTGCAGATTTGAAGAAGATCCTTGGTTctg TTGGAGCTGATGCTGATGACGATAGGATTGAACTCCTCTTGTCCCAAGTCAAGGGCAAGGATATCACTGAGCTGATTGCAAGCGGCAGGGAAAAGTTGGCTTCAGTACctgctggtggtggtggtgcagtTGCTGTTGCTGCACCTGCCGGTGGAGCTGCTGCAGCACCAGCTGCCGAGGAGAAGAAAGAGGAAAAgaaggaagagaaagaggaatCTGATGAA GACATGGGCTTCAGTCTCTTCGATTAG